The Paraburkholderia sabiae genome includes a region encoding these proteins:
- a CDS encoding porin, with amino-acid sequence MKRSTSKAKAVVIGAALVGSVPAFAQSSVTLYGIVDNGLAYQSSSTSLGSTSGGHSVVKMTPGVWAGSRFGLKGGEDLGGGTKAIFQLESGLNSGTGAAQYTNALFGRLAYVGVTNASYGTFTAGRQYASYYQMLSPYSPTTWITGFYGAHPGDIDGLDTIYRANNTLEYTSPKMYGLTVSGSYSLGGVAGSVNQGSTWATGVQYAMGPIGLAVGFSRINNSTSGGGTWGSDSTTTNGGSQIGVSALTNGYQTAQAQQRFAVGGGYTFNSAWDITATYSNVQYIPGINSKFRDTAIFNTGGVVLHWKPAIVWDFAAGYSYTRATRANGITDSASYQQFNLSQYYSLSKRTGLYALEAYQRANGKTLGTNGSSQIIDATASIGDGFNSTPASSASQFAFGLGIIHRF; translated from the coding sequence ATGAAGAGGAGTACCAGCAAGGCAAAGGCAGTCGTGATCGGGGCCGCGCTCGTCGGCAGCGTTCCGGCATTCGCGCAAAGCAGCGTGACGCTGTACGGTATCGTCGATAACGGGCTGGCTTATCAAAGCAGCTCGACGTCGCTCGGTTCGACGAGCGGCGGGCACTCGGTCGTCAAGATGACGCCGGGCGTGTGGGCAGGCAGCCGTTTCGGCTTGAAGGGCGGAGAAGATCTCGGCGGCGGTACGAAGGCCATTTTCCAGCTCGAATCGGGCTTGAACTCGGGAACGGGCGCGGCACAGTACACCAATGCATTGTTCGGCCGCCTTGCGTATGTCGGCGTGACGAATGCCTCTTACGGTACGTTCACGGCGGGTCGTCAATACGCTTCGTATTACCAGATGCTGTCGCCGTATAGCCCGACGACGTGGATCACGGGCTTCTATGGCGCACACCCTGGCGATATCGACGGCCTCGACACGATTTACCGCGCGAACAATACACTCGAATACACGTCGCCGAAGATGTACGGCTTGACGGTGAGCGGCTCGTATTCGCTCGGCGGTGTGGCGGGCAGCGTGAATCAGGGCTCGACGTGGGCGACAGGGGTCCAGTACGCGATGGGTCCGATCGGTCTCGCAGTCGGTTTCTCGCGCATCAACAATTCGACGTCGGGCGGCGGTACGTGGGGCTCGGATTCGACCACGACGAACGGCGGCTCGCAGATCGGCGTATCTGCGCTGACGAACGGTTATCAGACCGCGCAGGCGCAACAGCGCTTTGCAGTGGGCGGCGGCTATACGTTCAATAGCGCGTGGGACATCACTGCAACGTACTCGAACGTCCAGTACATTCCCGGCATCAATTCGAAGTTCAGGGATACGGCGATCTTCAATACGGGCGGTGTCGTTCTGCACTGGAAGCCGGCTATCGTGTGGGACTTCGCGGCGGGCTACAGCTACACGCGTGCGACGCGCGCGAACGGCATTACGGATAGCGCGTCGTATCAGCAGTTCAACCTCTCGCAGTATTACTCGCTGTCGAAGCGCACTGGCCTCTATGCGCTCGAAGCGTATCAGCGCGCGAACGGCAAGACGCTCGGCACGAACGGTTCGAGTCAGATCATCGACGCGACCGCGAGCATCGGCGATGGCTTCAACTCGACGCCGGCTTCGTCGGCAAGTCAGTTCGCGTTCGGTCTGGGCATCATCCACCGCTTCTGA
- a CDS encoding homocysteine S-methyltransferase family protein, with protein MSAYRQHLPQLSDSLFLTDGGLETTLIFHEGTPLPCFAAFTLLRDEAGTAALERYFARYAALARSENVGLVLESPTWRANPDWASKLGYTEASLADANRRAIALLARVRAAYEAPATPIVISGNLGPRGDGYRADTRMSADEARAYHQPQIETFAATEADMVAAFTINYVEEAIGAIRAAKACEMPVAISFTLETDGRLPSGESLRDAIERVDDATNTYAAYFMINCAHPSHFVATLSAEGTWRERIRGVRANASKRSHAELDEADDLDDGDPDELGGDYVSLRRVLPRMSVVGGCCGTDERHVGRLCHFMKKELAHDSRVDAV; from the coding sequence ATGAGCGCGTATCGCCAGCACCTGCCACAACTGTCCGATTCCCTGTTTTTGACGGACGGGGGACTCGAAACCACCCTGATTTTTCACGAAGGCACACCACTGCCTTGCTTCGCCGCGTTCACGCTGTTGCGCGACGAGGCCGGCACAGCGGCGCTCGAGCGCTATTTCGCGCGTTATGCGGCGCTCGCGCGCAGCGAGAATGTCGGTCTGGTGCTGGAATCGCCGACCTGGCGCGCGAATCCGGATTGGGCGAGCAAGCTCGGCTATACAGAGGCGTCGCTCGCCGATGCAAACCGCCGGGCGATCGCGTTGCTCGCGCGCGTTCGCGCGGCGTATGAAGCGCCCGCGACGCCCATTGTGATCAGCGGCAATCTCGGTCCGCGCGGTGACGGCTATCGCGCCGATACGCGCATGAGTGCAGACGAGGCGCGCGCCTATCATCAGCCGCAAATCGAAACGTTCGCTGCCACCGAGGCCGATATGGTCGCGGCCTTCACGATCAACTACGTGGAAGAGGCGATCGGTGCGATCCGGGCGGCGAAGGCGTGCGAGATGCCCGTGGCGATCTCGTTCACGCTGGAGACAGATGGACGGCTGCCGTCCGGGGAGTCGCTGCGCGACGCGATCGAACGCGTCGACGACGCGACGAACACTTACGCCGCCTACTTCATGATCAACTGCGCGCATCCGTCGCATTTCGTGGCGACGCTCTCGGCCGAAGGCACATGGCGTGAGCGGATTCGCGGTGTGCGTGCCAATGCGTCGAAGCGCAGCCACGCCGAACTCGACGAGGCCGACGACCTCGACGACGGCGATCCCGATGAACTTGGAGGGGACTATGTCTCATTGCGTCGCGTACTGCCGCGCATGAGTGTGGTCGGAGGATGTTGCGGCACGGATGAGCGGCACGTCGGGCGGCTCTGTCACTTCATGAAAAAGGAATTGGCTCACGACAGTCGCGTCGATGCGGTTTGA
- a CDS encoding ATP-grasp fold amidoligase family protein, whose amino-acid sequence MLQSKPPTLTRRFKEAGKSLLPDALFLRLLHKKCIGRLPRLRNPVTFNEQILQRNLRPDPRYAVLADKLATRAYVEKKLGSQHVVPLIAEPDDFSQEVYDSLPDQFVMKASHGSSFVKIVRSKSETSFEELKQLEQKWLATDFYRVDRERHYREIKPRIFFETLLLDRDGHIPADFKVHCFSGSLRKPVMYILVITDRFGSNTRGDVYDANWNHMEIAIGPYKPSDHLLAQPENLDAVLKAAATLASDFEYVRVDLYAFDNRLYFGEFTFTPGGGVLPFTPDRIDYEWGKLLSAARGV is encoded by the coding sequence TTGCTTCAATCCAAACCGCCGACGCTCACTCGCAGGTTCAAGGAAGCGGGGAAATCGCTCTTGCCTGATGCCCTGTTCCTTCGCCTGTTGCACAAGAAGTGCATCGGGCGCTTGCCACGACTACGTAACCCCGTGACGTTCAATGAGCAGATACTTCAGCGCAATCTGAGGCCCGATCCACGCTATGCAGTATTGGCCGACAAGCTCGCCACGCGTGCGTACGTCGAAAAGAAACTGGGCAGCCAACATGTCGTTCCACTCATTGCGGAGCCCGACGATTTCAGCCAGGAAGTCTACGATAGTCTGCCGGATCAGTTCGTCATGAAGGCCAGTCATGGCAGTAGTTTCGTGAAAATAGTGAGAAGCAAATCAGAGACGTCATTTGAAGAACTGAAACAGCTTGAGCAGAAGTGGCTTGCCACGGATTTTTATCGGGTGGATCGCGAGCGGCATTACCGCGAGATCAAACCACGCATTTTCTTCGAAACTCTTCTACTCGATCGCGACGGACACATTCCGGCCGACTTCAAGGTCCATTGCTTCTCAGGAAGTCTCAGAAAGCCGGTGATGTATATCCTTGTCATCACCGACAGGTTCGGTAGCAACACGCGGGGAGATGTGTACGACGCCAACTGGAATCACATGGAAATCGCAATTGGGCCGTATAAGCCGAGTGATCATCTGTTGGCGCAGCCTGAGAATCTCGATGCGGTCCTGAAAGCGGCTGCGACACTGGCGAGCGACTTCGAATACGTCCGCGTCGATCTTTACGCCTTTGACAATCGACTCTACTTCGGCGAATTTACCTTCACGCCGGGCGGAGGTGTATTGCCTTTCACTCCAGATCGCATCGACTACGAATGGGGCAAATTGCTCAGCGCTGCGCGTGGCGTCTGA
- a CDS encoding GntR family transcriptional regulator codes for MNETTQQAIVQTLREKILSGELAPGQRLVEAQLAQWLGVSRTPLRYALSVLAGEALLERSGARGYVVRRFSVRDVLNAIDVRGVLEGLAARMVAESGVSAALAAELNACLREGDDIFNAGALKEGDDVRYAEMNGRFHALIVEAAQNAAVSAALSLNDKIPFVAPSTIAFDESARERQFAMLMYAHRQHHAIVGALVNGEGARVEALMKEHTHISKESLNLSLPALHLIAGAA; via the coding sequence ATGAACGAGACAACACAGCAAGCGATCGTGCAGACGCTCCGCGAGAAGATCCTGTCGGGTGAACTCGCGCCCGGCCAGCGCCTCGTCGAAGCACAGTTAGCGCAATGGCTCGGCGTATCCCGCACGCCGCTGCGCTACGCATTGAGCGTGCTGGCAGGCGAAGCGCTCCTCGAACGATCGGGCGCGCGTGGTTATGTCGTGCGACGCTTCAGCGTGCGCGACGTATTGAATGCGATCGACGTACGCGGCGTGCTCGAAGGTCTCGCGGCACGCATGGTTGCGGAAAGCGGCGTATCGGCTGCGCTGGCTGCTGAGTTGAATGCATGCCTGCGCGAAGGCGACGACATCTTCAACGCAGGCGCATTGAAGGAAGGCGACGACGTGCGTTACGCGGAAATGAATGGCCGCTTCCATGCACTCATCGTCGAAGCCGCGCAGAACGCAGCGGTCAGCGCCGCGTTGAGCCTCAACGACAAGATCCCGTTCGTCGCACCGTCTACTATCGCCTTCGACGAATCCGCGCGTGAGCGTCAGTTCGCGATGCTCATGTACGCGCATCGCCAGCATCATGCGATCGTCGGCGCACTCGTCAATGGCGAAGGCGCCCGCGTCGAAGCGCTGATGAAGGAACACACGCACATATCGAAGGAAAGTCTCAATCTGTCGTTGCCCGCGCTGCATCTGATCGCAGGCGCGGCATGA
- a CDS encoding glycoside hydrolase family 28 protein gives MAFAGASAGVSLLAASRGAAAEDSIFPAPFAAQGRPPVHPGHPAADPIWGPDGQATAILRRLAHVDRSLFSHAQFHVTSYGARTLPASALITSTAWPGGKIPWVTDGTEQTAHPTSDLQSPGSGVMVPCDYTGTQYDSCAAFNAAIVDASRAGGGRVVVPAGNWYCGGPIVLLSHVNFHLESGCTIYFSPNPADYAKNGPYKTANGNLYHTRWQANDCLNFGSPIYAFRQTNIALTADDNTCVLNGQAMTPMQLSSQPPTSCWWTYKGSSNTYGCAGSSTPSQAYANPNNVPLTSLPASQIQNPQANVSFTNQYGATTTLMGLLTGTGWNQDQNYLPALSELRVPFEKRIFGNGHFLRPCMIEFIGCTNVLLQNYHTQNTPFWQHHPTDCTNVVIDGVFADSVGPNNDGFDPDACNHVLVQNVQFNTGDDCIAIKSGKYLDTEYGPMQNIVVQNCTMQSGHGGLTIGSEMSAGVRNVYARNLTMQNENWASNPLNIALRFKSNMNRGGFINNVWINGVTLANGVNLAGKYGGGSLGAAISKITGTGTTGLATNPSTGQGGLITFDCDYSPSGDAVRWSPSVISNINITNVNASNVSGAVSYSMPAGFVAGTNSCFQALVMQGPEAVDYNGALPVPNVSPISGVTISNCNLGNPVCTGAVPTTPATSASAAPGPLFVSNVSGITLTNVVIAGTTYNTSLSAPAT, from the coding sequence ATGGCCTTCGCCGGCGCATCCGCGGGAGTAAGCCTGCTCGCAGCCAGCCGCGGGGCAGCGGCAGAAGACTCGATATTTCCGGCGCCTTTCGCTGCACAGGGCCGACCTCCGGTGCATCCCGGCCACCCCGCCGCTGATCCCATCTGGGGCCCCGATGGCCAGGCCACGGCCATCCTCAGGCGGCTCGCCCACGTCGACCGCTCGTTGTTCTCCCACGCCCAGTTTCACGTGACGAGCTACGGTGCGCGCACGCTCCCCGCCTCCGCGTTGATCACGTCGACGGCCTGGCCGGGCGGCAAGATTCCCTGGGTAACGGACGGCACGGAGCAGACCGCGCATCCCACCAGCGACCTGCAAAGCCCCGGCTCGGGCGTGATGGTGCCGTGCGACTACACAGGCACGCAGTACGACTCGTGCGCCGCGTTCAATGCGGCGATCGTCGATGCAAGCCGCGCCGGTGGCGGCCGCGTCGTCGTGCCGGCCGGCAACTGGTATTGCGGCGGACCCATCGTGCTCTTGAGCCACGTGAACTTCCATCTGGAATCGGGCTGCACGATCTATTTCAGCCCTAACCCGGCCGATTACGCGAAGAACGGCCCCTACAAAACGGCAAACGGCAATCTGTATCACACGCGCTGGCAGGCGAACGACTGCCTGAATTTCGGCTCGCCAATCTATGCATTCCGCCAGACCAACATCGCCCTGACCGCCGACGACAACACCTGCGTGCTCAATGGCCAGGCCATGACGCCCATGCAGTTGAGCAGCCAGCCGCCCACCTCCTGCTGGTGGACCTACAAGGGAAGCAGCAACACCTACGGCTGCGCGGGTTCCTCGACGCCTTCACAGGCTTACGCGAATCCGAACAATGTCCCGCTCACCAGCCTCCCCGCTTCGCAGATCCAGAACCCGCAGGCCAACGTTTCGTTCACGAACCAGTACGGCGCGACGACTACGCTGATGGGCCTGCTCACCGGCACGGGCTGGAACCAGGACCAGAACTATCTTCCCGCGCTCTCCGAACTGCGCGTGCCATTCGAGAAACGCATCTTCGGCAACGGACACTTTCTGCGTCCGTGCATGATCGAGTTCATCGGTTGCACGAACGTGCTCCTGCAGAACTACCACACGCAGAACACACCGTTCTGGCAGCACCATCCCACCGATTGCACGAACGTGGTGATCGACGGCGTGTTTGCCGATAGCGTCGGACCGAACAACGACGGCTTCGATCCGGACGCGTGCAATCACGTGCTGGTGCAGAACGTTCAGTTCAACACCGGCGACGACTGCATTGCGATCAAGTCCGGCAAGTACCTCGACACTGAGTATGGCCCGATGCAGAACATCGTCGTGCAGAACTGCACGATGCAAAGCGGCCACGGCGGGCTGACCATCGGCAGCGAAATGAGCGCGGGCGTGCGCAACGTCTACGCTCGCAACCTGACGATGCAAAACGAGAACTGGGCAAGCAATCCGCTGAACATCGCGCTGCGGTTCAAGAGCAACATGAACCGCGGCGGGTTTATCAACAATGTGTGGATCAACGGCGTGACGCTGGCCAACGGCGTGAATCTGGCCGGGAAGTATGGCGGCGGCTCGCTGGGCGCCGCGATCAGCAAGATCACGGGTACGGGCACGACGGGTCTCGCGACCAATCCCTCCACGGGCCAGGGCGGCCTCATCACCTTCGACTGCGACTACAGCCCGTCCGGCGATGCGGTGCGCTGGAGCCCTTCCGTCATCAGCAACATCAACATCACGAACGTGAACGCGAGCAACGTGTCGGGCGCGGTGTCGTACTCGATGCCCGCGGGCTTCGTCGCGGGTACGAACTCGTGCTTTCAGGCGCTCGTCATGCAGGGCCCCGAGGCGGTCGATTACAACGGCGCGCTGCCCGTGCCGAATGTCAGTCCGATCAGCGGCGTGACGATTTCGAACTGCAATCTTGGCAACCCGGTGTGCACGGGCGCAGTACCGACAACGCCTGCTACTTCCGCGTCGGCCGCGCCCGGTCCGCTCTTCGTGAGTAACGTCAGCGGCATCACGCTGACTAACGTGGTGATTGCAGGCACCACGTACAACACATCGCTGAGCGCACCGGCGACCTGA
- a CDS encoding GlxA family transcriptional regulator, with amino-acid sequence MKAKIRTSARIAILAMPETSASVVYGMYDMFMSAGRDWSLIVEGAPGIVPFVPQVVSCHGASFIAANNVRLTPDATLDACATADVVCVPELMVPPGESLEGRFAEEIDCLRRCYDDGKILATACSGAILLAEAGLLDGCEATTHWAWCDLMRRRYPAIKVRSHRALVASGEGQRLIMAGGGTSWLDLALYLIARLAGIEIAMQTARINLVVWNDVGQQPFARLARTRQVEDAVIARCQAWIAGHYAEASPVAAMVHLSGLPERSFKRRFQQATGMSPLVYVHTLRLEEAKQMLESNQQPIEAIANEVGYEDASFFSRLFRRNVSLTPAQYRRRFGTMRTALDGGG; translated from the coding sequence ATGAAAGCGAAAATCCGCACATCCGCCCGCATCGCCATCCTGGCGATGCCGGAGACCTCGGCCTCCGTGGTGTACGGCATGTACGACATGTTCATGTCGGCGGGAAGGGACTGGAGCCTGATCGTCGAAGGAGCGCCCGGCATCGTGCCGTTCGTGCCGCAGGTCGTCTCGTGTCACGGCGCGTCGTTCATCGCCGCGAACAACGTTCGTCTCACGCCCGACGCGACGCTCGACGCCTGCGCAACGGCCGACGTCGTCTGCGTGCCCGAACTGATGGTGCCTCCGGGCGAATCGCTGGAAGGAAGATTTGCCGAGGAGATCGACTGCTTACGCCGTTGCTACGACGACGGCAAGATTCTGGCGACAGCCTGCTCGGGCGCGATCCTGCTCGCGGAAGCCGGACTGCTCGACGGCTGCGAAGCCACCACGCACTGGGCCTGGTGCGATCTGATGCGGCGCCGCTATCCCGCGATCAAGGTGCGCAGCCACCGGGCACTGGTCGCCTCGGGCGAGGGGCAGCGTCTCATCATGGCGGGCGGCGGAACCTCGTGGCTGGATCTTGCGCTCTATCTGATTGCGCGGCTGGCGGGCATTGAAATCGCGATGCAGACGGCACGCATCAACCTCGTCGTCTGGAACGACGTCGGGCAGCAACCGTTCGCGCGGCTCGCACGTACGCGCCAGGTCGAGGATGCCGTGATCGCGCGATGCCAGGCGTGGATCGCCGGGCATTACGCCGAGGCATCGCCCGTGGCAGCCATGGTGCATCTGAGCGGCTTACCCGAGCGCTCGTTCAAGCGGCGCTTCCAGCAGGCGACGGGCATGTCGCCGCTCGTCTACGTGCACACGCTGCGGCTCGAAGAGGCCAAGCAGATGCTCGAATCCAATCAGCAACCGATCGAAGCCATCGCCAACGAGGTCGGCTATGAAGACGCGAGCTTCTTCAGCAGGCTGTTCCGGCGGAACGTGAGTCTGACGCCCGCGCAATATCGCAGGAGGTTCGGGACGATGCGCACGGCGCTCGACGGCGGCGGGTGA
- a CDS encoding LysR family transcriptional regulator, translated as MSSKDLLNIAQLRAFKLVADTGSATRAASALFRAQSAVTRSVQELEAALGEPLFDRKPSGMLPTPVGRAVLHRCERLFAELEELAQWCAARQARRRPAAEGSLPAYLLNTRRLQLFTALARHRHMPSAAKAFGISQPAVSTAIRVLESGSGLQLFHRSPRGILLTTEGETFLLHVRRALNELRHVPDDIAALHGYIQGAVTVGALPLGRTLILPKAIASMSAKHPGVRIITDESAYETLVAGLRAGDIDFILGALRENDASSGLMNERLMSEDMVVLARRTHPLANERGLTMTDLQDVQWIVPRSHAPARGLFEAQFKRVKLKPPMPSVETADFAVIRGLLLGTDMLAALSAQQLHYECQSGELVVLDVKLHNTRRDIGLTLRAAGTPSPAARALIDAIRLAVVDVARTISIAAA; from the coding sequence GTGAGCAGCAAAGACCTTCTCAACATCGCGCAGCTGCGCGCCTTCAAACTCGTCGCGGATACGGGCAGCGCGACGCGCGCGGCGTCCGCGCTGTTTCGCGCGCAATCGGCTGTCACGCGATCCGTGCAGGAACTCGAGGCGGCGCTCGGCGAACCGCTCTTCGATCGCAAGCCTTCAGGCATGCTGCCGACGCCCGTCGGACGCGCCGTGCTGCATCGCTGTGAGCGGCTCTTTGCCGAACTCGAAGAACTCGCGCAATGGTGCGCCGCGCGTCAGGCGCGCCGGCGTCCTGCTGCGGAAGGTTCATTGCCTGCGTATCTACTCAATACGCGTCGTCTGCAATTGTTCACAGCGCTCGCGCGACATCGGCATATGCCCAGCGCAGCGAAAGCGTTCGGCATCAGCCAGCCAGCCGTGAGCACCGCGATCCGCGTGCTCGAAAGCGGCTCGGGATTGCAGCTCTTTCACCGCAGTCCGCGCGGCATTCTGCTAACAACGGAAGGCGAAACGTTTCTGCTTCACGTGCGGCGCGCGTTGAACGAACTGCGTCACGTGCCCGACGATATCGCTGCATTGCACGGCTATATTCAGGGCGCAGTGACGGTCGGCGCGCTGCCGCTCGGGCGCACATTGATCCTGCCGAAAGCGATCGCGAGCATGAGCGCGAAGCATCCGGGCGTGCGCATCATCACCGATGAAAGCGCGTACGAAACACTGGTTGCCGGTTTGCGTGCAGGCGACATCGATTTCATTCTCGGCGCGTTGCGCGAGAACGATGCGTCGAGCGGCCTGATGAACGAGCGGTTGATGTCGGAAGATATGGTCGTGCTCGCACGTCGCACGCATCCGCTCGCGAACGAACGCGGCCTGACGATGACCGACCTGCAGGACGTGCAATGGATCGTGCCGCGCAGCCACGCGCCCGCGCGCGGTCTGTTCGAGGCGCAATTCAAACGGGTCAAACTGAAGCCGCCGATGCCATCGGTCGAAACCGCCGACTTCGCGGTGATCCGCGGCTTGCTGCTCGGCACGGACATGCTCGCGGCATTGTCCGCGCAGCAGTTGCACTATGAATGTCAGTCGGGCGAACTGGTCGTGCTCGACGTGAAGTTGCACAACACGCGGCGCGATATCGGCCTGACGCTGCGCGCAGCCGGCACGCCGTCTCCCGCTGCGCGCGCATTGATCGACGCGATACGTCTTGCCGTCGTCGATGTCGCGCGAACGATCAGCATCGCGGCAGCATAA
- the surE gene encoding 5'/3'-nucleotidase SurE produces MSTSSSKVPRVLLTNDDGIDAPGLAVLEAVAAELAEEVWVVAPEHDQSGTSHSISLHSPLRVSRQGERRFGVVGTPGDCVVMAVRHLMVDAPPTLVLSGINRGGNLGVETMFSGTVGAAMTGLLLGLPSIALSQTFRDRENVRWDTARALAPGVIRQLLAIEHAAPVCLNVNFPDIDAAAAGPLTPTKQGVGLVQGIDVLPHVDPRGLEYHWLRFQRGQRENAPDSETAVVASGRVSVTPLYFDRTDEGTFAKLAASLSNV; encoded by the coding sequence ATGTCCACATCTTCCAGCAAAGTCCCGCGCGTTCTGTTGACCAACGACGACGGCATCGACGCACCCGGCCTCGCCGTACTCGAAGCCGTGGCCGCCGAACTCGCCGAAGAAGTGTGGGTCGTCGCACCGGAACACGATCAAAGCGGCACGTCCCATTCGATCAGCCTCCATTCGCCGTTGCGCGTGAGCCGCCAGGGCGAGCGACGTTTCGGCGTCGTGGGTACGCCGGGCGATTGCGTCGTGATGGCCGTGCGTCATCTGATGGTCGATGCACCGCCGACGCTCGTGCTGTCCGGCATCAATCGCGGCGGCAACCTCGGTGTCGAGACGATGTTCTCCGGCACCGTCGGCGCAGCCATGACGGGGCTGCTGCTCGGCTTGCCGTCGATCGCGCTCAGTCAGACATTCCGCGACCGCGAGAACGTGCGGTGGGACACGGCGCGTGCGCTCGCGCCCGGCGTGATTCGTCAGCTGCTCGCGATCGAGCATGCAGCGCCCGTGTGCCTGAACGTGAATTTCCCCGATATCGATGCAGCGGCTGCAGGTCCGCTGACGCCGACGAAGCAGGGCGTCGGTCTGGTGCAGGGCATCGACGTGTTGCCGCATGTCGATCCGCGCGGGCTCGAATATCACTGGCTGCGATTCCAGCGCGGCCAGCGCGAAAATGCGCCCGACAGCGAGACGGCCGTGGTGGCATCGGGGCGCGTGTCGGTGACGCCGCTTTACTTCGATCGCACGGACGAGGGTACTTTCGCGAAGCTCGCGGCGTCGTTGAGCAACGTGTAA
- a CDS encoding DEAD/DEAH box helicase: protein MSFASLGLIDPLLRNLQDRNYQTPTPVQAKAIPVVLNGKDVMAAAQTGTGKTAGFALPLLQRLVQNGPAVSSNRARVLVLVPTRELAEQVLQSFIEYGKGLDLRFLAAYGGVSINPQMMKLRKGVDVLVATPGRLLDLNRQNAVQFDQVQTLVLDEADRMLDLGFARELNAVFAALPARRQTLLFSATFTDDIRAMAAGILRDPVNISVSPPNATASKIRQWVVPVDKRNKPELFMHLVAENNWEHALVFVKTRNGVDYLAAMLDEAGYAVDTIHGDKPQPARLRALERFKTREVQMLVATDVAARGLDIDDLPLVINVDLPIVAQDYVHRIGRTGRAGASGVAVSLVCADEAPQLAAIEALIRQTLPREEEPGFEAEHRVPETSATGQIIKKPKKPKKPKVPQVALGATQTPSKKPRPQGVENKRKPAAQRAVGAGKVASSTSGTDFTSGSPFSTQKPRSKPATKPAAGSHKPAGKPAGGRGKRQP, encoded by the coding sequence ATGTCTTTTGCCTCGCTTGGCCTGATCGATCCCTTGCTGCGGAATCTGCAGGACCGCAATTACCAGACACCTACGCCGGTGCAGGCCAAGGCGATTCCTGTTGTGCTGAATGGCAAGGACGTCATGGCCGCGGCGCAGACGGGCACTGGAAAAACGGCGGGTTTTGCGTTGCCGCTGTTGCAACGGCTGGTGCAAAACGGCCCGGCGGTGTCGAGCAACCGTGCGCGCGTTCTGGTCCTGGTGCCCACGCGTGAACTGGCCGAACAGGTGCTGCAAAGCTTTATCGAGTACGGCAAAGGCCTCGACTTGCGATTTTTGGCCGCTTACGGTGGTGTGAGTATCAACCCGCAGATGATGAAGTTGCGCAAAGGCGTGGATGTGCTCGTTGCCACGCCCGGCCGTTTGCTGGATCTCAACCGACAGAACGCAGTCCAGTTCGATCAGGTGCAAACGCTGGTGCTCGATGAAGCCGATCGCATGCTGGATCTCGGCTTTGCGCGCGAACTCAACGCTGTGTTTGCAGCCTTACCCGCCCGGCGGCAGACCCTGCTGTTCTCCGCCACGTTCACCGACGATATCCGCGCCATGGCGGCGGGCATTCTGCGCGACCCGGTCAATATCAGCGTCAGCCCGCCCAACGCCACGGCCAGCAAGATCAGGCAGTGGGTGGTGCCGGTGGATAAAAGGAACAAGCCTGAGCTTTTCATGCACCTTGTTGCCGAGAACAACTGGGAGCACGCGCTGGTGTTCGTCAAAACCCGCAATGGAGTGGATTACCTGGCGGCGATGCTGGATGAGGCGGGCTATGCGGTCGACACCATCCACGGCGACAAACCGCAACCCGCGCGTCTGCGTGCACTGGAGCGCTTCAAGACGCGCGAAGTGCAAATGCTGGTAGCCACCGATGTGGCTGCGCGCGGGCTGGATATCGACGACCTGCCGCTGGTGATCAACGTGGATCTGCCGATCGTGGCGCAAGACTATGTGCACCGTATCGGCCGTACCGGACGTGCGGGTGCCAGCGGCGTGGCGGTGTCCCTCGTGTGCGCCGATGAAGCGCCGCAACTGGCTGCGATTGAAGCGTTGATTAGGCAGACGCTGCCCCGTGAAGAAGAGCCGGGTTTTGAAGCCGAACACCGCGTGCCGGAAACCAGCGCGACGGGCCAGATCATCAAGAAACCGAAAAAGCCGAAGAAGCCCAAGGTGCCGCAAGTTGCGCTGGGGGCCACGCAGACGCCCAGCAAAAAGCCACGTCCGCAAGGTGTCGAAAACAAGCGCAAGCCTGCGGCACAACGCGCTGTGGGCGCGGGTAAAGTTGCAAGCAGTACAAGCGGTACAGACTTCACTAGCGGCAGCCCGTTCAGCACGCAAAAGCCACGGAGCAAACCGGCCACCAAGCCAGCTGCGGGTTCACACAAACCGGCTGGCAAACCTGCTGGTGGTCGCGGCAAACGGCAACCCTGA